CGGCGATATCCTCCTCATGCGTCACCATGACGACCGTAATGCCCTTGTCGCGATTGAGCGAGGTTATCAGTTCCATGATTTCGACGCTCGTCTTCGTGTCGAGATTGCCGGTCGGCTCGTCGGCCAGAAGCAGGGCGGGGCGGGTAACGATGGCGCGGGCAATGGCCACACGCTGCTGCTGGCCGCCGGAAAGCTCCTGCGTGGTATGATCTTCGCGGCCTTTGAGCCCCACCTGCGCCAGCGCCTCCATGGCGCGCTCCCGACGCTCCGAGGCCTTCATGCCGCGATAGATCAGCGGCAACTCGACATTTTCGACGGCCGATGTCCGGGAGAGAAGATTGAAGCCCTGAAAGACGAAACCCAGCATGTGCCGGCGCAGCAGCGTCAGGTGCTCATTGTCGAAGCCGCTGGTCGGCACGCCCTGGAAGAGATACTCGCCTGCCGATGGCACATCCAGACAGCCGATGATGTTCATCGAGGTGGATTTGCCGGAGCCTGACGGCCCCATGATGGCAACGAATTCCTTTTCACGAATGGATAAGCTGACGCCATCGAGCGCGCGGATCGTCGCTTCGCCGCGGCCATATTGCTTGACGACGTCACGAAATTCGATGAGCGGCGGCTGTTCCAAACGCATGCCCCTCCCTCAGCCGGCGTTGCGCGCGGTGGCGTCGGTAATCACCTGGTCGTCGGCTTTCAGCTCTCCCGATTTTACGACGGTATGCTGGCCGTCGGTGGAGCCGGTTTCGATGGCGACGGAGACGGGCGCGTTGTTGCGCAACACCCAAACGGTTCTCTTGCCGGTCGCTGCCTGGCCAGTGTCGCGGTTCTGCGAGCGGCCCATGCGCGGCGGGCGGAACAGGCTCATCAACCCGCCGCCGCGGGAGGCGGATTCGCGCGGCGGCGTGTAACGCAGCGCCGAATTGGGCACCAGCAGGGCATCCTTGATGTCCTCCACGACGATATTGGCGGTTGCCGTCATGCCGGGGCGCAGCAGCAGTTCGGCGTTGTCGACCGTCAATATGCCCTTGTAGGTGACGACGTTGGAAACCGTCTCCGAGGCGAAGCGCACCGTCTCTATCTCGGCCGGGAAGCTGCGGTCGGGATAGGCATCGACATTGAACGTGGCCTTTTGGCCTGTATCGACCTTGCCAACATCGGCCTCGTCCACCGAGACCTGTAACTCCATGTGCCGCAGATCGCCGGCGATGGTGAAAAGCACAGGCGCATTTAGCGAGGAGGCGACGGTGGCGCCGGGATCGACACTGCGGGTAAGGATGACGCCATCGATGGGCGAGACGATCTTCGCCTTGCCAAGGTTGACCTCGGCGAGCCGCAGATCCGCTTCCGCCGAGAGCACGCTCGCCTCATTGACGTCAAGCGTTGCGGCCGCCGCATCGTAGGTGAACTGCGCGGCGTCCAGATCCTGCTGGCTCGAGACGCGGTTCTGCACCAGCGATCTCAGGCGCTCCATCGAGGTTTTTGCCGAGTCGAGATCGGCGCGCGCCTTGAGCACACTGGCCTTGGCGGAGGCGAGTTTTGCCCGAGCGCTCTGCACGTCGGCCTCCAGCTTGTTGGTATCCAGCTCCGCCAGAACGTCCCCGGCCTTGACCGGCGTGTTATAGGTGACATTAACCTTGCGCACGGTGCCGGACAGTTCGCTGGATATATCAACCTGATCCGTCGGCTGAACCGAGCCGGTGGAGGTGACGATGACGGAGAGATCGCCACGGCGTGCGGGTTCCGTCGTGTAGGTGTAAGCCACGCTGCCTGCGCGTGATTGGTAATAATAACCAAGACCGCCGCCAATCAGCACAATGGCTGCTGCCAAATAGTGGAACCGACGCGACTTTTTCTTTCGGCCGTTTCTGGTCGTCCCCAAAATCTCGCGCAGATCGGGCTGGGTGTCGCTGCCACTCGTATTGGCGTCATTCATTCTCGTCACTCGCAAAGTTCAAAATACTACAGAGAGTTGCCGTCGCTCTCCGATTTGTCCGTCCGTCTGTCGCCGTTATATTCCTCTGATTGTGGGAAGTGGCATAGCTTGCCCCAAGGGTGAAGTGAAAACTTGGTAATATTTATGATAGTTCTGGTCTGCTAGAGATAGGTATTCGAAAAGCCGATGCCATCTTTTGGGCAGAGGTTTCAGCAGCGACATTCAGGACGATGATGAAATGAACGACAACGTGGTGAAGTTCCGCAAACCGGTGCCGCCGAAAAAACCACGCGAACCGATGGGGCCGAAGGCGAAAAAGGCGCTGACGATCGCGGCGGTCATCGCATTCTTTGTGGCCGCCTGGGGTTATTTCACGTTCGTGGGGCAGGGGTAACGCGTTCGCAACGGAAATCCGGAAGCGGTGTATGACGGCAATATTGGGAATTGACGCCGCATGGACGGCAACCGAGCCAAGCGGCGTCGCCCTGGTCGTCAAGGATGGCTCATGTTGGCGGCTGCGCGCGGTTGCCGCCTCTTACGATCATTTTCTTGCACGACAGGACGATGCAATTGCGCGCACCGACCGTCCTCGTGGTTCGTTTGTACAGGCGACGGCGCTTCTGGATGCTGCCGAAGCGCTCTGCGGTCAGGTCAACCTCGTCGCAATTGATATGCCGCTGTCACATGCCCCGATAACGGCTCGGCGGGTTTCGGACAACAGGGTTTCCTCAGCTTATGGTGCCCGCTACTGCGGCACTCACACGCCGAATGCCCTGAGGCCAGGCAAGATCAGCGACGATCTCAAGCTATCATTCGAGCATGCAGGATATCCGCTATTGACGACGCAGGTCTCTGACCGCGGTCTGCTCGAGGTCTATCCCCACCCCGCACTGGTTGAGCTGACGAAATCCGAGAAGCGGCTGCCGTACAAACATGCGAAAATCGGCAGTTACTGGCGATCAGATACCATTCCCATTCGGCGTATGAAACTGGTCGACGTGTGGCGCTCGATTATCGCGCATCTCGATGCCCGCATCGACGGCGTTGCCGATACTCTCGCCATTCCCCCCATCGGGGCGCGAGCATGGGAAATGAAGGCTTTCGAAGACATGATGGATGCAGTTGTTTGCGCGTGGATCGGCATCTGCGTTCTGGAGGGCGATGCGATCCCTTACGGTGACGAGACGTCCGCGATCTGGATTCCAGCGGCGCGGTGAAGATTTACGCCTTGGAGGGAAGGTGGCGACCCCTGCAGGACTCGAACCTGCGACCTACTGCTTAGAAGCTAGGTTTTTATGTAATGATTGCGAAAAGCTGAGAACAAACTGCTTCTAATATCTGTTACCAAAAATCAATACGTTACAATTCGTTTGCAAACTGCTCTGCGTTCGGCTGACTGTATTTTGAAGATAGCGCGCTTCAACCTGTCGTGGCAATAGCGGAATGAAGAAAGCCCGCATCAAGCGGGCTTCTTATTTGGCGTTGCGCGATAGTCTTCGAGCTTCTTTATCGCCTCCTCGGCGAGGGCGGCCTTGCCGCCAAGGTAGTGCGCATCGAGGATGCCTTCGACGTCTTTGAGGCTGTGGCCGGTGATCGCTGCGATCTGCGCCACTGAGCATCCCGCGATGGCAAGGCGCGTGACGGCCGTGCCGCGTAGGTCGTGGAAGGTTAGGTCAGTGATGCTGGCCTTGGCTTTTGCTTTCGTCCAACTCGTGTTGAACCCGTCAGAGGTCCAAGGGCGCTTGTCGCGCTTGTTGGTGAGGATAGTGGGCGAAATCCTCGGCATGCTGTCCAGCAGCTCGCGCAGCTCGGCGCCAGCCGGTATCTTCACGCGCGCGCCAGTCTTGCCCTGCTTCACCTTGATGTGTGAACCGTCATAGTCGCTCCATGGGGCCTTAAGAATGTCTCCCTTACGCTGACCGGTCCAGAGCGCCATGATGACTGCGGCTTTGATCTCTTCCGACGCTACGGCGAAAAGGCGAGCCAAGGTTTCATCGGTCCAGATGTTTTCGTTGCGATCGACACTGTAAATGCGGCCGCCGCGTTCCGCCTGATTGATCGAGATCCGGCCTCGGTCCTTTGCCACCGATAGTATGCGGGCGAGCACCATCCACGCGAAGTCCGCGCTGCGAGGCTTGTCGGCCATCCCATCGCGCCACTCCTTGAACTTGCCGCGAGCCCGCTTGTCCTGGATAGCGACAAGGCTCATCGTGCCGAACGCATCGCGCACCTTGTCGATGTATCGGCTGTATTCCTTTTGCGATTTAGGAGAAAGGCCAGTGAAGTCCGTCGATGATTTGTATTCGGTAATCAACCGATTCATGTTGTCGGTCTGGTCGACGAAGCGATCCTTTGTGGCTTCGACGAATGCCCGCATGAGCAGCGGATCGCCCGGCTGCAGCGGACGGCCGGCCTTATCCTTCAACAGCGGTCCGCCACGCCAAGCGTAGCAGTATGTGATGGTCTTGCCGCTGGCCAGCCGCTTCTTGACCCTAGCTAGACCCTTGAGCTTTTCGCGCATTCTGCTCGCGCTCCCATCGTTCGAATTCATCCTCGGTATTGTCGTTCGCCGGCAGCAGCCCGCTTATCTCATCGAGTTTAGCGTCAATCGCTCGCTTGTCCCACTTGCGAGTGCCGGCAATAGCTGCCGGCATCTTGTTGGTTGATACCCACAGCGAGAACGTTGACTGCCCAATGCCGAGATAGGCGGCGGCTTCTCTTCTGCCCATGAGGCGAGGGGCGTTGTCATTGGCTGGTGACATTGCCGCTCTCCTGCTGCATGGGTATCTCAGCCTTGCCTTGAAGCTCGCGCACAACCTCGTAGGCGGCACTCGTTCCTTCATCGAAGGTGTTGGGCAACCCTTTATCTGCGAAGCCATGATACCAAGCACCCATCACGAAGATTGCCTCGGCGGCGTCTCCCAGCGCCTTCACCCTTGCCTCCCTCTCGCGCGTCTCGGCTTCGGATAGGAGTTGGCGGAGGCGGGTGATTTCGGCAATCGCGTCTTTCCGCTCTATCTGAATGCGGTTGATTTTCGTCATCGCTGCGCCGGGTTGCTTCTCCCACGCCACGCTCAGCCGTTCCACGATATCACTCATTGGTGCCGCCCTCCTGCTTCGCTGGTGCTGCGGGTGAGCCGGCAGGCGCATGATAGTGGTCCCATACGCAACGTGCGTGTTCCAGCGCGTCGGCCATCTCAGCATCGCCAATCGATGGCTCGGCCTCCAGAAGCCTAATCAATTCGCCTAAGGCTTCATGCTCTCGCCGCCACCCCGCCACGTCCTGCACCTGTGCGGAGAAGGCGGAAACAGCAGCGCGGAAAATCTTAGGCGCATGCCATTTCGGATCAAAGATGACCGTGTCGGGGCCGGGATAGTTTTTCACGAAGTATGCCGTGAATTGCTCAAGGGCTTCCGGTGTGTCCTTCACCGCCACGGCTGGCGCGGTACTCACCGGCTCCGCAGCGGACAGGGCGGCTTCGAGGGCGCCTTTGGCTTCGTTGAACGAAAGTTGGGATATCCCATCCAAATACCCCATCAGCTGATAAACCATCTTAGTTGTTATCTGCATGGTGTTCGCCTCCTGTGCTGGCGAGTGCTGTGCGGATACGATCAGCCTGCTGCTTGATATAGGCGCGCTTGTCATCCCAGTTGCGCTCGTTCATGTCGTCAGCGAAGACGCGGATAAGGTGCACCGCAGGAATGGTTTCGACATAGACGCCGACCTGAAGCCGCTTTGTCTCAGATCGGAAATCCTCAATCTGGACTGCTTGGCGCTCAACCTGACCTTTGTACATGTCGCGATTGCGCGCTGTGCGGTCACGGTCTTCGCGCAGTTCCTCGTTCTCTCGCTGCAAGCTTTCGAGGGTGGAGAGAACCATTTCCAAATCAACTGACCAGAAAGCCATATTACTAAGCCGGTTGTCGCCTTGGTCGTAAGCAAGGCCGATTTTAGCGCGAAGTTCTTCCAGCGCCTTCTTGATTGCCTCCACGCTCATCTTCTCCTCCCATTATCATTCGCCGCTACGAGCTCGCGCAGCTTGGAGGCGATGGCACGGTTGCGGCCGTCCTTCTTGCGCTCGTGCCATTTGGCGACTGCGACGAGAACGGCCGTCGGTGCGGTTCCGGATGAAAGGTTGGCTACGACTTCAAGACCGTCGCCGTCATATGGGGCAGGGGTGTATGTCGTGTCGCGTCTTCTCGACATTTGTGTCTCCTCGGGTGTGGTGGTGGTTGGTGTCAGTAAGCCCAGATCAGCACTGCGGTGATGAAGAGCGACAAAGCCAGAAAACCGGCTATGTCCTTCAACAGGTCGGCGTGCTCTTCGGTGATGATCTGCTGGACGTTCGGCGTCTCGACGGCAGCCGCACTCATTCGCCGGCCTCCAGCGCCTCAACGCGGCCGACGCGAACGAACACCTCGAAGGTGCCGCCGTGCTCTTTGTGCAAGCGTGCCGCTTCGACCAGTGCGGAATCATAGGAGGGATGTTCAAAGGGCCACATGCAGGGACGAATGCGCCCAGTGCTGTCGCCACGGCGAAATACGAAGTGGCCACCGCCGACTTCCTCGCCGTTGCGCGGCTTCTTGGGGAAGCGGCGCATGTATTCGTATTTCGTCTTGGGCTTGCCGTGCTTCTTGGCCTTGTGATCCGGGCGGAGCATTGGCTCAACGCTGGACGCTGCTACGTGGATATCGTCAAACTCTTCGGGACGTGGTCTGTACATTGGAAATCTCCTCTTGTGGTGGCCAGCTTGGTTTGCTGGTTGCAAGAGGAGATATAGAACGATACCGGTGCGTCGTCAACCGTTAAAACGGTAAACCGTTATTTCTGTGCATAGTCGATTTTGTGGATCGAGACGACGTCGTCGCGCGGGTATTTGATTTCCATCGGGGGATTGAACTGGCATACGACCAGAAAGCTCGGCTCCCACCGCACAAACTCTTTGATGAAGCCGCGAGGAACGCCGTCCTCTTCGTTCGGTGCCAGCTGCACGATAACGTCATCGCCGCGCGCGATTGGCTTTGGCGGATTGGTCCATACCGTCTCGCCTGGCTTGTAACGCGGATACATGCTCTCGCCGTCTACATAAGATGCATATGCCTCGGCGACGCCCGCCAGGTGAGGCGGCCTCCATTCCCAGCCCATGATCTGCCCGTTGAACTCAAACTCACCGTCCGACCCTCCCTTCGACCTGCCCAGAACAGGCACGTCACGCTCCCCGGACGGCGGTTTAGGAGCGGCAATAATACTACCGGTATTGATGACAGGGGCAGTAGCTTGGCGCAATGCGGGGATCATGCGCTCGGTCTTTTCCGACTCGGTCGTTGCCTCAGCCATAAGGTCGAGAAACTCCGATTCGCGCAGACCAAGAGACCCGGCGAGCTTCTGCCAGTTGCGCATCATAGATATCTTGCCCTTCTCCCAATCGGAGACGGTTGTCTGTTGCGCACCAAAAAGGTTGCCGAACGCCTTCTGCGTTAAGCCCATTTCCTTGCGCTTAGACCTTATGATGTCGCTCAACTTTGCCATGCGCACCGGTATAACGGAAAAATATCGAAAAATAAAACCGGTTTAGAGTTGACACTAAACCGGTAAAACGGTAGAACC
This genomic interval from Agrobacterium tumefaciens contains the following:
- a CDS encoding ABC transporter ATP-binding protein, with amino-acid sequence MEQPPLIEFRDVVKQYGRGEATIRALDGVSLSIREKEFVAIMGPSGSGKSTSMNIIGCLDVPSAGEYLFQGVPTSGFDNEHLTLLRRHMLGFVFQGFNLLSRTSAVENVELPLIYRGMKASERRERAMEALAQVGLKGREDHTTQELSGGQQQRVAIARAIVTRPALLLADEPTGNLDTKTSVEIMELITSLNRDKGITVVMVTHEEDIAAYAGRLLRFVDGHLASDSAADEKETSDVL
- a CDS encoding efflux RND transporter periplasmic adaptor subunit; translation: MNDANTSGSDTQPDLREILGTTRNGRKKKSRRFHYLAAAIVLIGGGLGYYYQSRAGSVAYTYTTEPARRGDLSVIVTSTGSVQPTDQVDISSELSGTVRKVNVTYNTPVKAGDVLAELDTNKLEADVQSARAKLASAKASVLKARADLDSAKTSMERLRSLVQNRVSSQQDLDAAQFTYDAAAATLDVNEASVLSAEADLRLAEVNLGKAKIVSPIDGVILTRSVDPGATVASSLNAPVLFTIAGDLRHMELQVSVDEADVGKVDTGQKATFNVDAYPDRSFPAEIETVRFASETVSNVVTYKGILTVDNAELLLRPGMTATANIVVEDIKDALLVPNSALRYTPPRESASRGGGLMSLFRPPRMGRSQNRDTGQAATGKRTVWVLRNNAPVSVAIETGSTDGQHTVVKSGELKADDQVITDATARNAG
- a CDS encoding DUF429 domain-containing protein, whose amino-acid sequence is MTAILGIDAAWTATEPSGVALVVKDGSCWRLRAVAASYDHFLARQDDAIARTDRPRGSFVQATALLDAAEALCGQVNLVAIDMPLSHAPITARRVSDNRVSSAYGARYCGTHTPNALRPGKISDDLKLSFEHAGYPLLTTQVSDRGLLEVYPHPALVELTKSEKRLPYKHAKIGSYWRSDTIPIRRMKLVDVWRSIIAHLDARIDGVADTLAIPPIGARAWEMKAFEDMMDAVVCAWIGICVLEGDAIPYGDETSAIWIPAAR
- a CDS encoding tyrosine-type recombinase/integrase — encoded protein: MREKLKGLARVKKRLASGKTITYCYAWRGGPLLKDKAGRPLQPGDPLLMRAFVEATKDRFVDQTDNMNRLITEYKSSTDFTGLSPKSQKEYSRYIDKVRDAFGTMSLVAIQDKRARGKFKEWRDGMADKPRSADFAWMVLARILSVAKDRGRISINQAERGGRIYSVDRNENIWTDETLARLFAVASEEIKAAVIMALWTGQRKGDILKAPWSDYDGSHIKVKQGKTGARVKIPAGAELRELLDSMPRISPTILTNKRDKRPWTSDGFNTSWTKAKAKASITDLTFHDLRGTAVTRLAIAGCSVAQIAAITGHSLKDVEGILDAHYLGGKAALAEEAIKKLEDYRATPNKKPA
- a CDS encoding helix-turn-helix transcriptional regulator, which translates into the protein MSPANDNAPRLMGRREAAAYLGIGQSTFSLWVSTNKMPAAIAGTRKWDKRAIDAKLDEISGLLPANDNTEDEFERWEREQNARKAQGSS
- a CDS encoding LexA family transcriptional regulator — its product is MSDIIRSKRKEMGLTQKAFGNLFGAQQTTVSDWEKGKISMMRNWQKLAGSLGLRESEFLDLMAEATTESEKTERMIPALRQATAPVINTGSIIAAPKPPSGERDVPVLGRSKGGSDGEFEFNGQIMGWEWRPPHLAGVAEAYASYVDGESMYPRYKPGETVWTNPPKPIARGDDVIVQLAPNEEDGVPRGFIKEFVRWEPSFLVVCQFNPPMEIKYPRDDVVSIHKIDYAQK